In Opisthocomus hoazin isolate bOpiHoa1 chromosome 12, bOpiHoa1.hap1, whole genome shotgun sequence, the sequence CTGCAACACCCAGCCGTGGAAGATGGCCCCCTCGTTGAGGGCCTGCCCCTCAGGGGGCACGAGCGGCTCCTCGTCGGAGAAGATGGCGCGGTACTGGGTGACGACGTCGAAGAGGTGCACGCGGCAGGCCTCGATGGTCTTGGTGATGTGGAAGTAGGGGTCGTCGTCGGGGATGGAGGCCTGGATGGAGCGCAGCCAGGCATCCCGCGCCTGCAGGAACTTGATGCGCAGCTCGGCCTCCGTGAAGACATCCATGCGCCGCAGGTAGCCGATGACCCGCAGGCAGGCCGGCAGCTGGATGTTGGTGCGGAGCTGCTGGATGAGCTGGTTCAGCATCAGCTGGGTGGACTGGCGCACCTCGTCCACGATGCCCTGGGGTGGGAGAGAGGGCCTCAGCCGCGGGGCCGGGTGCGGGCCGGCTGCGTGGCAGGGGCGGAGCGGGGCCTACCTGGATCACGGGGATGCCGCTGTGCTTCCTCTCCAGCCGGCGCACGTAGGCAGCGAGCTCCAGCGCCTCCTCGTAGTAACCGTTCCGGACGCAGGTGTCCATCAGCTGCGGGATCTCCAGGATCTCCAGGATCTCCGTGTGCCGGTTCAGTGTCAGGCTGTTCATCCGCCGGCTGCGGGCGATCTCCTCGGCGTCGCGCATGAAGTTCCTGCGGGATCCAGACGGGATCAGGATGGGATCAGGATGATGCTCCctctgtggagggggacctggggGACCTGCAGGACCTGGGGAGGGGCACCTGGGGGACCTGGGGAGGGGCACCTGGGGGACCTGCGGAGGGGCACCTGGGGGACTTGCAGGACCTGGGGAGGGGCACCTGGGGGCCCTCCCACCCACACTGGcctctccccgccgctgcccaggccccctcccagccctgcctctaCCCCCAGTCCCACCCAGCCCCGATCCTCACTGGGCCCAGCACCAGGACCCCCCTcaccctcccagcccagccctcccctgcccccagcGCTGCTCCTGCACTCTCGGACCCTCTCCCAGCCtcaccccacccctcccacccGCCCCGTGCCTCCCCCACCGCtcccccgggccgcccccgccgccttgCTCCCCGTCCCCGCACCGGCAGGCGTCCCCGAGGGAGGGCAGGCGGCCCAGCAGGCTGCCGAGGCGGCTCTCGATGCCGCCGAAGCCGCGGCCGGCGCGTCCGGTGCACTCGGCGGAGCGGATAAAGGCCCGGTAGTGCTCGAAGGCCAAGCGGCGGGTCTCGGCCCCGACCCGCGCCCGCTCCGCCGCCAGCCTCGCCGGTTCCCGGTTCAGCTCCGCCAGCCCCAGGGCCGCCAGCTCGGCCACGTAAGCGGAGAGCTcggggccgccgggccccgccgccgccggaccgcgcagccaggccagcagcctggcctcctccgccgccgccgccatggcgccGCTCTAGCCGCCCGCTCGCTGGGCCTCAACGTCACTTCCGCCTCCGAGACTTCCGGTTCCGGCGGGGCCCGGCGTGCGCGGGGAGGTGCAGGGCAATGCGGCCGCTGACGGAGGCGGAGACGCGGGCGGTCTTCGAGAAGCTGGGGCGATAGTGAGAGACCGGGGGGGGCGGAACCGGGC encodes:
- the COG8 gene encoding conserved oligomeric Golgi complex subunit 8 isoform X3 produces the protein MAAAAEEARLLAWLRGPAAAGPGGPELSAYVAELAALGLAELNREPARLAAERARVGAETRRLAFEHYRAFIRSAECTGRAGRGFGGIESRLGSLLGRLPSLGDACRNFMRDAEEIARSRRMNSLTLNRHTEILEILEIPQLMDTCVRNGYYEEALELAAYVRRLERKHSGIPVIQGIVDEVRQSTQLMLNQLIQQLRTNIQLPACLRVIGYLRRMDVFTEAELRIKFLQARDAWLRSIQASIPDDDPYFHITKTIEACRVHLFDVVTQYRAIFSDEEPLVPPEGQALNEGAIFHGWVLQKVSEFLRTLEHDLQRGVGGRLDSLLGQCMYFGLSFSRVGADFRGQLAPLFQRVAAAAFRKAVEEAVEKFREEMNSYTLISTPAALGGGTGVPVPAAQPGTLQPPMGLLDFPPLACFLNGLLVAFNDLRLCCPVALAQDVTACLEDALGKVTKTILAFHRAEEAAFSGREQELFAQFCTAFLEDLLPYLNRCLQVLFPPAQIAQALGVDEHGEPVSWEATGWAARIVQHEMDHLDGILYIDRMDARTFTNVAWMELLD